The Cygnus olor isolate bCygOlo1 chromosome 2, bCygOlo1.pri.v2, whole genome shotgun sequence genome contains the following window.
AACCAATCAGAGGCTCAAGCCTGTAGCTTTTAGAAAACTTTCACAGGCCATGGGCTAGTGCGGTATATTTCACTGTAGAAATAAACTAGGCAGAACTGCAGTGCCTCCACACCAGTATTTTCACTGGGCTTAGATCTTGGGGATCATTCATCTCCCAGCTGGTCAGCCCTTTTATGCCAGAACTCACAGGAGTATTTGGAGCTGTTGGGGAACTGAGGCtaattttctgttgctgtcttttttttctgtaaagtgtAAGAATACTGCTTTCCACATCAagcaaaaatgctttcagaagtgTTGAGAGGCCTCTTAGTCTTGGACATTAGAAAAGATAAGTAAAGcctgcaaataaaattaaccaAGCAAAACTTTTAACCCTTGGTATTATCCATATAAATTCCACATTTGTGGAATTGTGTATTACTATTGGAAGACTGTATGTTATGTCTTGTCTGATTCTagtgtttcttttcagcttgCACACAGAgaacacaaggaaaaagaagaacagaaagaagataGCAGCAGCACCGAATGCAGCGAACAAGGAGTCATGGACCTGAAATTCACTTCctcaagaaaatacatttccatcAGTGTACCTTCCAAATCTCTAACTATGTCACCTCATATCAAATCAGTAGATGATGTTGTAGTTCTTGGTGTCAATCTTAGCAAATTTAACAAACCTACTcaatttttcatctgtgtttctggagtttttatgttttatctAATCTATGGATATTTACAGGTAAATGCTGTGAACTCGTCTAATactactttcctttttctttagttttcaaTAGAGTAGTAAGATAGTATTTCTTTTAGTCCATATAGACATCTAAAATAGATATTGATTGTAACATGAAGCTTTCAGAATTGTAAGAGTAGTAAGCCATTGTATAATATAGGATTCTACCACAGTTAATGTGGCTATGAGGTTTGGTTCAGTTCACTTTGATAACTTGCTTTTTTACCTCTGTGTCGAAGGCACACTGTGCTatacaaaattgtttttaatgtatgtttttatatgtgACTTCAtagtcttctgaaaaaaaaaaaaatagaatggtACAGACAGACATGCAAGTCTCCACTGGTGTTGAAACCTCCATATTCATCTGAGTTCTGTGAGTGTAGCAGTGTAATACTagtctgttttctctgtgttttctttagtaCAGGGCTGAAACAGAGACTATGGTCGTTTGTTAAATGTAAGCGTAATCTTTTGGCAAATGCTAGATTTTATGTTGTTTTAGTTAAGAATTTCTTTTACTGCCAACCTTTTTGCTCTTATCTTGACAAGttgcatttctgttcctttctttaGAAGTTTAGATGTGTCTTCTCAATAAagcagtgattaaaaaaatattttcaaataatcaCATTTCCAGTGTAGTTCTCAAAAACAGCTTAAGaagtttaaatggaaaatggttTCTTCCAAAGAGTAAGTTTGTTtataacagaaagcaaaacagaatctCTAAAAGGAAATACTAAGCAGCTTTTTTTACTATATAGTTCTTCTGCCCTCTCTAACTATAACTGACACACATACATAATGCTTTATGCAATGCATGTATTTTTCCATAGCAAACTGTTCCACTTTTAAATATCCCTAAAACCTACAAATTTTTAAGCTCACAAATGCTATTTAATTTCGGCACTCAACATTTTAGGTCCACATTTATAAGAGATGAAAATTACTGGTAAATATGTCTCTTAGAGGAAGCTTGAATTTATTGTGAGTTATTTACAAATTCCAGCAAAAAGTGTTTCTCTAagtaaatgaactgaaaaacagacagaaaaccATCTATATTTTGTGATAAATATTCAGGGATCAAATGtattcccccccaccccccaatgaatcaatttattattttcagtagatTTATACCAGCAGTAAATTTTTGCGTATTTTGCGGAAACTAAATTGTCTTTTTCAGTACTTTGCAAGTAATATATGACAGCTGAACTCTAGTTAATAACCGGCAGGTGTAAAGGCTAGATTTGCatgtacatggaaaaaaaatgtgttgactTTAATGTTTtggtgtgtgtatgtatgtgaccttggtgggtttttgtttctaTAGGAATTGATATTTTCCGTGGAAGGTTTTAAACCTTTTGGTTGGTACCTCACTTTAGTGCAATTTggattttattccatttttggACTAATAGAATTACAGTTGATTCAGGACAAAAGGAGAAGGTATGtgttttttccaaacatttgcACGCTATCCATcaacaaggaaatattttgatatttatggaaaatttctgttgtttgaatgtaaattttgtgaGGTATTGGTAGCAGAtctgtagtaaaaaaaaaaaaaatctggactTACTAGACaatgttagaaaatatttcataagcaCCCATTTAGGCTTCAGACCTGCAAACAGTCTTGTTGACTGTCTTTACTGTCACTTTGTTCTGCTTACGGAGTGTGCTTTGTCTCTAAGGCAGTTGATATAGACTGAGTCttgtttgtgctgctttttattatGCCTAGAAAGCCCCGAGCGCACTTCACAGCAGTTGAAGCCATCTCTTACCCAAATATCTTTTCCTCAGACTTTGTCCCTTCCTAACCAACAGGTTCCTCTGAAATGCTATGCATCTTGGAGAGTATCAAAGCTCTACTTTCTGCCGCATGGCATtcacattttttgaaagaatgtGTCACCCTGTCATGAAATTATTCTGTCTTCACTGCAGTCAACCAAGCGGATTCTTGCTGTCTTGAATCCTAAAGATACGGGGTAGTTCTTTCTGACTCAGTGTGGCCATTCGGTGCCTTCCTGCCCTAATACAGCCGTTGCAAGCTATATTGAGGCATTCTGGAAGCTTGGAGGGAGGTCATCGTGGTgtacacacattttaaaattctttgatgCTTTATTTCCTAGTTGAGCGTAACTTCTTTTGCTTACTTATAGTTACCATCAGCTGACTTCTCATACACTGATTTTAGGTAATAGATTCCTTTCTGATGTAACTTTGAGAATCTTTTGTTATTACTTTAAACAATGACAGCTAATATTTCAAGCTATCTGTCTTTTGGAAATGCATCAGATAATGTGTAAGCTGCCTGTTAGGCATTATGTAACTAGCAACTATTTTggtaattaaaactaaaaactaTTGCTTATAGTACACGGTGCAGTAAATAAGTTATGTTGGAAATGTAGATCTTTAGTATTatctatgttttgtttttctgtaatctaggaatatttttgtagacattaaaaatctatttcctcatttttatgCTGAATCTCTTGCAAATTTTATTATACAAATTCTTCTTGCATGCCTGCATCACAGAATAAGTTATGGGTAAGACAGGGTTACCACAAGACGACATCTTATGTTAATTGCGGCTTTGAGTACACACAAACAGTTACTGCTGTGCACACGttcaactatttttaaaaaaaaaaatcacaaatagcACAGTAAGAATTTCTGATGGATCATTTGTTGTCAGGTGATGACTTCATCAAACTGCAAACAATACATGTGAAAAAGTTTGAGTCTCCGTGTTTATGGTATCTGAATgacttctcttctttctgttgagttttaaaaaaaacaatggtacttttttttctgctttcttcattctAAAGTTGTCAATGTTCACATGAAAACTTCAACAAAAAATCGTCACAGTGATTGTGACAAGACTAAGATTCAGGGTATCAAGGTATATCAACCTTCTGTGTTTCCTTTGGCAAATAACCTAAAGTCTGTCTCGATTGCTTTGTAAGTCTTTAATTTTCTGAGAGTATTATTTCTTCAATACTTCGTGAGCCAtgaaattttttgttttgtgtttaaacaCTATTTATTAGCAGtaattgaaagaaatgaaatttgaaaagagtcatttatgtgtttttatttttttgtggaatgaaaatcagtaagaaaaataatcaagttgTATTAGGAACATATTCCTTTACCTGAATTTTCCAAGCTAAATCTCTTCTAGATGTGTCTGTAATACCAAGATTtgtatgtttatattttgtaGAATTCCTGGCAAAACCTACATGATAATAGCATTTTTAACAGTGGGAACAATGGGTTTGTCAAATACCTCTTTAGGATATCTGAATTATCCTACTCAAGTCATCTTCAAGTGCTGTAAACTGATTCCAGTTATGGTAGGCGGGGTTTTTATACAAGGTAAGTGTCTTGCTgttagattatttatttttgggaGACAATACTGTTTGGAATCCTGTATTTTAAATCCCACTGAGGTTCTTGACTAGGGAGGAGCAGGTAACATTCCTTctatagaaggaaaaatgtgaatttctaAAGCATCTACTCAGAAAATGTGGTCAAAAAAGCTACGGGTTACTTGtaaaacttcagttttatatagactttcttaattttcaagTAATATAACTTCGTTTtctaaacaaaagcatttcataaatgaacaattttcaatgctgaaatggaaaaatctaGCCACAATTAATAATTTGTGATTCACCactctttttgtttgaaaagtttgatttttttattaagagCTTGTTGTTTTTCCTAGTTCATATGCTTAATTGGAAGTATATCTGACTTCAATTGGCCTTGGTAATTCTAGAGTTATAGTTAGTatctaaagaacagaaaaagggtTTTGGAGAACTCCAGATAAAGACTGTAGATATGTGAATAAACTGCAGAGTTTCTGGAGTTCGTAGGTTAAAGTATATTATAATGAGTCTTTATGTATCAAACAAGAAAGTCAGTAAAATTCTGAATATGAATGTATTACGGAACAAAATCAAGAAtgatgtgtgtgtttgtttagaCCTCCTAGTTGCaatagaaaactgaatttttataGGACTGTGGGCCagcatatacatttttctttcagaaaagaacatttattcAGGCTCAACAACTTTACAAGCTTACATATGTGCATACAGTACTTATCATATATTGAATCTTTTTGTATCATTCAAATTCCCTTAAAACTGGTATTCCCATGAAACTTCACAAAGCTGTAAATTTTATAGTAGTAATCTATTCTCagaagctgtgatttttatttgttcagttaaaactttcagtttaaaaaaaaataaaggcttatATTGAAAGTATTGCTCCTAGAAGAGGAATATCTTGTTTAAAACAAGACATCAATActcctgcttttttatttccctttttttctccacctcCTTTCCCTACATCCTTTCTCTCACAAACCCGAAGACAGTTTAGGGTTTTAAAATTTCCCAAATGATCTATTAACAGTTGGGAATGTCTTCTCTCTAACGAAAAAAGGCAGACAAAGTCTCCTGCATAAGAGAAAACTTAAGAGTAACATCACAGTTGTCCTGAACTTGCTGAGATGGTGATTTTTCAGGGAGAACGTGCTTTCTGTCATTAGGTGTAAAATTAAAGTTGACCACCAGAATCAGATAGTATCTGTTAAGATCCTCCTCTGTGTTAgaaactgctgcttctgaagaaacTGATTCCAGTCACAAAAGGCCAGAACATTACGTCGTCTGCTAAAGTAAAAGACAGACATTAGAAcaatttttcctttgccttctaGGCTACTGACAGGATAAACACCAGATGGTTAGAGTATTGCAGTCTcatgttgtttttattgcttttgtagGAAAACGTTATAATATTGCAGATGTGTCTGCTGCCCTGTGTATGAGTCTTGGATTAATATGGTTTACTTTAGCTGACAGCACAGTTGCACCAAACTTCAATTTGACAGGTAAAGACATATTTTCtagtttattaaaatgcatatttttttctactgcacGTGTTCCGTAAAAGTTGTAAGAGTTCTTGGTGTAGTGCCTCAtatcaaactgaaaacacaggtttggttttgtttgcacTAGCAGAACTGTATCTGCGGCGGTAGAGGCGTTTCTTTTAAGCCTTagtttttagtttcttaaaaCTTCTGGAAATACCACCCTTTAGGATGAAATATCACAAGCTTGTCcttaagaaatatttactgtCCAGTAGATGTGTAAAAATCagtatgaaaaaatacagtctgaccattttaaaacttgaaaagaTTCTTTTCTAGTGGAAACTTTCagtcttttccatttcacaaccatttgctttgtattttgatGATCTCACTTAGATTTACTATAGCTCTTATTTATAGTGACCACACTCTAACTTTTCTGTACTACATaaaatcagaagtaaaatattttaacccCCTTGGGTTTAAAAACTTGAGTTTCTATCTCAAATGACAGGAGAACTGGTTATTCCTAAAAGGCATTTTATGTACTTGGTCAGTGTTTGTATTAATACTGAAccttgaaaaacatttgaataaTCAACTTCTAGTGTGTTCTTCCTTTGAAATTCTGGGATGAGTTATAATAACTTTTATGAGAAACGTTCAGTGTGAAATCTTTATTTCTCAATAGTGGAGGCACGCTTTTATAAGTTTTTTGTTcctaaaaatatgaataaattcctggtttttaaaaaaaaaaaaaaagctttatccTCACAATGTTATTTCATCTATTGTTACTAATGATCAAATGGAAAAGACTTGTGATGTTGTCTAAACTCTATATTTTTTGGCCTTGCTCATAAATTAATTCTCATGCTGTTCAGTATAATCCAGTGAAGTATATAACTTGCTGCGCTTTAATGTGTTGGCAGTGTAAATGGGTGGGTGCTTGAGCAAAATACAGCTATTTTGATTATAGGAGGAAGATGGTGTGCATATGATTATATTCTAGTGTTTTCTGATATATATGCATGTTACCTTTACACCTATTTTAGACTATTCCTGTTAAGTGCACTCACATGTTGATATATTCTCTttgtaaaatatgaattattttaaatat
Protein-coding sequences here:
- the SLC35B3 gene encoding adenosine 3'-phospho 5'-phosphosulfate transporter 2 isoform X1 — its product is MGAALAHREHKEKEEQKEDSSSTECSEQGVMDLKFTSSRKYISISVPSKSLTMSPHIKSVDDVVVLGVNLSKFNKPTQFFICVSGVFMFYLIYGYLQELIFSVEGFKPFGWYLTLVQFGFYSIFGLIELQLIQDKRRRIPGKTYMIIAFLTVGTMGLSNTSLGYLNYPTQVIFKCCKLIPVMVGGVFIQGKRYNIADVSAALCMSLGLIWFTLADSTVAPNFNLTGVILISLALCADAVIGNVQEKAMKLHNGSNSEMVLYSYSIGFVYILFGLTCTSGLSPAVTFCSKHPVQTYGYAFLFSLTGYFGISFVLALIKIFGALLAVTVTTGRKATTIMLSFLFFAKPFTFQYVWSGLLVVLGIFLNVYSKNMDKIKLPSLRGVWKKSVEERKTRTLSQTV
- the SLC35B3 gene encoding adenosine 3'-phospho 5'-phosphosulfate transporter 2 isoform X2, encoding MDLKFTSSRKYISISVPSKSLTMSPHIKSVDDVVVLGVNLSKFNKPTQFFICVSGVFMFYLIYGYLQELIFSVEGFKPFGWYLTLVQFGFYSIFGLIELQLIQDKRRRIPGKTYMIIAFLTVGTMGLSNTSLGYLNYPTQVIFKCCKLIPVMVGGVFIQGKRYNIADVSAALCMSLGLIWFTLADSTVAPNFNLTGVILISLALCADAVIGNVQEKAMKLHNGSNSEMVLYSYSIGFVYILFGLTCTSGLSPAVTFCSKHPVQTYGYAFLFSLTGYFGISFVLALIKIFGALLAVTVTTGRKATTIMLSFLFFAKPFTFQYVWSGLLVVLGIFLNVYSKNMDKIKLPSLRGVWKKSVEERKTRTLSQTV